Proteins from a genomic interval of Streptomyces fodineus:
- the modB gene encoding molybdate ABC transporter permease subunit, producing the protein MTSLHKPGAATGPRTDRPRRRRVGTGGRRGVPLPLLLPGLLALAFLLLPLVALLIRAPWRSLPGRLSSTEVWQALQLSLVSATAATAVSLVLGVPLAWLLARTDFPGRGLVRALVTLPLVLPPVVGGVALLLALGRNGVIGKWLDAWFGITLPFTTAGVVIAEAFVAMPFLVISVEGTLRAADPRFEEAATTLGASRFTAFRRVTLPLIAPGIAAGAVLAWARALGEFGATITFAGNFPGRTQTMPLAVYLALQNDPDAAVSLSLVLLTVSIAVLAGLRDRWMTTS; encoded by the coding sequence GTGACCTCGCTCCACAAGCCCGGCGCCGCGACCGGTCCCCGCACGGACCGGCCGCGGCGCCGCCGCGTCGGCACGGGGGGCCGACGTGGTGTGCCGTTGCCGCTGCTGCTGCCGGGCCTGCTGGCGCTGGCGTTCCTGCTGCTGCCGCTGGTCGCGCTGCTCATCCGCGCGCCCTGGCGCAGCCTGCCGGGCCGGCTGTCCAGCACGGAGGTGTGGCAGGCGCTCCAGCTCTCCCTGGTCAGCGCCACGGCGGCAACGGCCGTAAGCCTCGTCCTGGGCGTGCCGCTCGCCTGGCTGCTGGCCCGTACGGACTTCCCCGGCCGGGGGTTGGTACGGGCCCTGGTCACCCTGCCCCTCGTGCTGCCGCCGGTGGTCGGCGGCGTCGCGCTGCTGCTGGCCCTCGGCCGCAACGGGGTGATCGGCAAATGGCTGGACGCCTGGTTCGGGATCACGCTGCCGTTCACCACCGCCGGGGTCGTGATCGCGGAGGCGTTCGTCGCGATGCCGTTCCTGGTCATCAGCGTCGAGGGCACCCTGCGCGCGGCGGACCCGCGCTTCGAGGAGGCGGCGACCACGCTCGGCGCGTCCCGCTTCACCGCGTTCCGCCGGGTCACCCTGCCGCTGATCGCGCCCGGCATCGCGGCGGGCGCGGTCCTGGCCTGGGCCCGCGCACTCGGCGAGTTCGGCGCGACGATCACCTTCGCGGGCAACTTCCCCGGCCGCACCCAGACCATGCCCCTCGCGGTCTACCTGGCCCTGCAGAACGACCCCGACGCCGCCGTCTCCCTCAGCCTGGTCCTGCTGACGGTGTCGATCGCCGTGCTGGCGGGGTTGCGAGACCGTTGGATGACGACATCATGA
- the gcvP gene encoding aminomethyl-transferring glycine dehydrogenase, producing the protein MTAHRIPLSELEEGIPFEQRHIGPDQEARAKMLAQVGYGSLDELTAAAVPDVIKNADALDLPGARTEAEVLAELRSLADRNQVLDSMIGLGYYGTFTPPVILRNVMENPAWYTAYTPYQPEISQGRLEALLNFQTVVADLTGLPTSGASLLDEGTAAAEAMALSLRMGKNKKGLFLVDADALPQTIAVIETRAEPTGVEVVVADLSAGIPADIAAREINGVLIQYPGASGAVRDIKPVIDQAHELGALVTVAADLLALTLLTSPGELGADIAVGTTQRFGVPMGFGGPHAGYMAVREKFARSLPGRLVGVSVDADGNKAYRLALQTREQHIRREKATSNICTAQVLLAVMAGMYAVYHGPEGLKTIARRTHRYATILAEGLKAAGVEIVHRAFFDTVTARVPGRAAEIVAAARKNGVNLLPVDADHVSLACDETTKRAQLAAVWSAFGIEGDIEALEATAEDTLPEALLRTDAYLTHPVFHQYRSETAMLRYLRRLADRDYALDRGMIPLGSCTMKLNATTEMEPVTWPEFGQLHPFAPAEQAEGYLTLIRELEERLAEVTGYDKVSLQPNAGSQGELAGLLAVRGYHRANGDEQRTVCLIPSSAHGTNAASAVMAGMKVVVVKTAEDGEIDVEDLRAKIEQYRDELAVLMITYPSTHGVFEEHVADICAQVHEAGGQVYVDGANLNALVGLAKPGHFGGDVSHLNLHKTFCIPHGGGGPGVGPVGVRSHLAPYLPNHPLQPEAGPKTGVGPISAAPWGSAGILPISWAYVRLMGGEGLKRATQVAVLSANYIAKRLEPHFPVLYTGPGGLVAHECIIDLRPLTKATGVSVDDVAKRLIDYGFHAPTMSFPVAGTLMIEPTESEDIIELDRFCDAMIAIHAEIEKVGSGEWPAEDNPLRNAPHTAAALGGEWAHAYSREDAVFPAGVSAADKYWPPVRRIDQAFGDRNLVCSCPPLDAYED; encoded by the coding sequence ATGACCGCCCACCGCATCCCGCTCTCGGAGCTCGAAGAGGGCATCCCGTTCGAGCAGCGCCACATCGGGCCCGACCAGGAGGCGCGGGCCAAGATGCTCGCGCAGGTCGGCTACGGCTCGCTGGACGAGCTGACCGCCGCAGCGGTCCCGGATGTGATCAAGAACGCTGATGCCCTGGACCTGCCGGGCGCCCGCACCGAGGCCGAGGTGCTGGCCGAACTGCGCTCGCTCGCCGACCGTAACCAGGTCCTCGATTCCATGATCGGACTGGGGTACTACGGGACGTTCACGCCGCCGGTCATCCTGCGCAACGTCATGGAGAACCCGGCCTGGTACACGGCCTACACGCCGTACCAGCCGGAGATCTCCCAGGGGCGGCTCGAGGCCCTGCTGAACTTCCAGACCGTGGTCGCCGACCTCACCGGTCTGCCCACCTCGGGTGCCTCCCTGCTCGACGAGGGCACGGCCGCCGCCGAGGCGATGGCGCTCTCCCTGCGCATGGGCAAGAACAAGAAGGGCCTGTTCCTGGTCGACGCGGACGCGCTGCCGCAGACCATCGCCGTGATCGAGACGCGAGCGGAACCGACCGGTGTGGAGGTCGTCGTCGCCGACCTCAGCGCGGGCATCCCGGCCGACATCGCCGCGCGTGAGATCAACGGCGTGCTGATCCAGTACCCGGGCGCCTCCGGTGCCGTACGGGACATCAAGCCGGTCATCGACCAAGCGCACGAGCTGGGCGCCCTGGTCACCGTCGCCGCCGACCTGCTCGCGCTGACCCTGCTGACCTCGCCGGGCGAGCTGGGCGCGGACATCGCCGTCGGCACCACCCAGCGCTTCGGTGTGCCGATGGGCTTCGGCGGTCCGCACGCCGGCTACATGGCCGTGCGCGAGAAGTTCGCGCGCAGCCTGCCCGGCCGCCTCGTGGGCGTCTCCGTCGACGCCGACGGCAACAAGGCCTACCGGCTGGCGCTGCAGACCCGTGAGCAGCACATCCGCCGGGAGAAGGCGACCAGCAACATCTGCACCGCTCAGGTGCTGCTCGCCGTGATGGCCGGCATGTACGCCGTCTACCACGGGCCGGAGGGGCTCAAGACCATCGCCCGGCGGACGCACCGGTACGCCACGATCCTCGCCGAGGGGCTGAAGGCCGCCGGCGTCGAGATCGTCCACCGCGCCTTCTTCGACACCGTCACCGCGCGCGTGCCCGGCAGGGCCGCCGAGATCGTCGCCGCCGCCCGGAAGAACGGGGTCAACCTCCTCCCGGTCGACGCCGACCATGTCTCCCTGGCCTGCGACGAGACCACCAAGCGGGCCCAGCTGGCCGCCGTGTGGTCGGCCTTCGGTATCGAGGGCGACATCGAGGCGCTGGAGGCCACCGCCGAGGACACCCTCCCCGAGGCGCTGCTGCGCACCGACGCCTACCTCACCCACCCGGTCTTCCACCAGTACCGCTCCGAGACCGCGATGCTGCGCTACCTGCGCAGGCTGGCCGACCGCGACTACGCGCTCGACCGCGGCATGATCCCGCTGGGCTCCTGCACCATGAAGCTCAACGCGACCACGGAGATGGAGCCGGTCACCTGGCCCGAGTTCGGCCAGCTGCACCCCTTCGCCCCCGCCGAGCAGGCCGAGGGCTATCTCACCCTCATCCGCGAGCTGGAGGAACGTCTCGCCGAGGTCACCGGCTACGACAAGGTCTCCCTGCAGCCGAACGCCGGTTCGCAGGGCGAGCTGGCCGGTCTGCTCGCCGTACGCGGCTACCACCGCGCCAACGGCGACGAGCAGCGCACCGTCTGCCTGATCCCGTCCTCCGCGCACGGCACCAACGCGGCCAGCGCCGTGATGGCCGGCATGAAGGTCGTCGTCGTCAAGACCGCCGAGGACGGCGAGATCGACGTCGAGGACCTGCGCGCCAAGATCGAGCAGTACCGCGACGAGCTGGCGGTGCTGATGATCACCTACCCGTCGACGCACGGCGTGTTCGAGGAGCACGTCGCCGACATCTGCGCCCAGGTGCACGAGGCCGGCGGTCAGGTGTACGTCGACGGCGCCAACCTCAACGCCCTGGTCGGCCTCGCCAAGCCGGGCCACTTCGGCGGTGACGTCTCGCACCTGAACCTGCACAAGACCTTCTGCATCCCGCACGGCGGCGGCGGCCCCGGCGTCGGCCCGGTCGGGGTCCGCTCGCACCTGGCGCCGTACCTGCCGAACCACCCGCTCCAGCCGGAGGCCGGTCCGAAGACGGGCGTCGGTCCGATCTCCGCGGCACCGTGGGGCAGCGCGGGCATCCTGCCGATCTCGTGGGCGTACGTCCGCCTGATGGGCGGCGAGGGCCTCAAGCGTGCCACCCAGGTGGCGGTGCTCTCGGCGAACTACATCGCCAAGCGCCTGGAGCCGCACTTCCCGGTGCTCTACACCGGCCCCGGCGGCCTGGTCGCGCACGAGTGCATCATCGACCTGCGCCCGCTGACCAAGGCGACCGGCGTCAGCGTGGACGACGTGGCCAAGCGGCTGATCGACTACGGCTTCCACGCGCCCACCATGTCCTTCCCGGTGGCCGGCACGCTGATGATCGAGCCGACCGAGTCGGAGGACATCATCGAGCTGGACCGGTTCTGCGACGCGATGATCGCCATTCATGCGGAGATCGAGAAGGTCGGCTCGGGCGAGTGGCCGGCCGAGGACAACCCGCTGCGGAACGCTCCGCACACCGCGGCCGCGCTCGGCGGTGAGTGGGCGCACGCCTACAGCCGTGAGGACGCCGTCTTCCCGGCCGGTGTCTCGGCCGCCGACAAGTACTGGCCGCCGGTCCGCCGTATCGACCAGGCCTTCGGCGACCGCAACCTGGTGTGCTCCTGCCCGCCGCTGGACGCGTACGAGGACTGA
- the modA gene encoding molybdate ABC transporter substrate-binding protein, giving the protein MTRSVRRTRRMLQVAGAGAAALMALSACSSSSTSSDSSATKSDKSSSASPKLSGDVTVFAAASLKESFSTLGKEFEKQHPGTHVNFNFGGSDSLAASITGGAPADVFAAASPKTMKIVTDKKDATGTPAVFVRNQLEIATVPGNPHKVASLKDLTKPGLKIVLCDKTVPCGAAAQKALDASHLKLTPASYEQDVKGALNKVELKEADAAVVYKTDVKSAGGKVEGVEFPESAKAINDYPIVLLKNAPNAGTAKAFIALVQSAEGQNVLSGAGFLKP; this is encoded by the coding sequence ATGACCCGTTCCGTGCGCCGGACCCGGCGAATGCTGCAGGTGGCCGGCGCGGGAGCCGCAGCCCTGATGGCACTCAGCGCCTGCTCCTCCTCGTCGACGTCGTCCGACTCGTCGGCCACCAAGTCGGACAAGTCGAGCTCCGCCTCGCCGAAGCTGTCCGGCGACGTCACCGTGTTCGCCGCCGCCTCGCTGAAGGAGAGCTTCTCGACCCTGGGCAAGGAGTTCGAGAAGCAGCACCCGGGCACCCACGTCAACTTCAACTTCGGCGGCAGCGACAGCCTCGCCGCGAGCATCACCGGCGGTGCCCCGGCCGACGTGTTCGCCGCCGCCAGCCCCAAGACCATGAAGATCGTGACGGACAAGAAGGACGCGACCGGCACCCCGGCCGTCTTCGTCCGCAACCAGCTGGAGATCGCCACCGTGCCGGGCAACCCGCACAAGGTGGCCTCCCTGAAGGACCTCACCAAGCCCGGCCTGAAGATCGTGCTGTGCGACAAGACCGTGCCGTGCGGCGCCGCCGCCCAGAAGGCCCTGGACGCCAGCCACCTGAAGCTCACCCCGGCCTCCTACGAGCAGGACGTCAAGGGCGCCCTGAACAAGGTGGAGCTGAAGGAGGCGGACGCCGCGGTTGTCTACAAGACCGATGTGAAGTCCGCGGGTGGCAAGGTGGAGGGCGTGGAGTTCCCCGAGTCCGCCAAGGCGATCAACGACTACCCGATCGTCCTGCTGAAGAACGCGCCGAACGCCGGGACCGCGAAGGCGTTCATCGCCCTCGTGCAGTCCGCCGAGGGCCAGAACGTGCTGAGCGGGGCCGGGTTCCTCAAGCCGTGA
- a CDS encoding TOBE domain-containing protein → MTLSIRNQLSGTVTEVQQGEAMATVKLRLNGGQHLMAAITKESADDLALAPGSPVQALVKSTEVSLATRRVEGLSIRNQLPGAVTGLTTGAVMASVKISVDGGELTAAITKDAVADLGLFVGSDVIALIKATEVALATA, encoded by the coding sequence ATGACCCTGAGCATCCGCAACCAGCTGTCCGGCACCGTCACAGAGGTCCAGCAAGGCGAGGCCATGGCCACCGTCAAGCTCCGTCTGAACGGCGGCCAGCACCTCATGGCGGCCATCACCAAGGAGTCCGCCGACGACCTGGCCCTCGCCCCCGGCTCGCCCGTCCAGGCACTGGTGAAGTCGACCGAGGTCTCCCTGGCCACCCGTCGGGTCGAGGGCCTGTCGATCCGCAACCAGCTTCCCGGCGCGGTCACCGGCCTCACCACCGGCGCCGTCATGGCCTCCGTGAAGATCTCCGTCGACGGCGGCGAACTGACCGCGGCGATCACCAAGGACGCGGTCGCCGACCTCGGCCTCTTCGTGGGCTCCGACGTGATCGCCCTCATCAAGGCGACCGAGGTGGCGCTGGCGACGGCCTGA
- a CDS encoding PRC-barrel domain-containing protein: MQTEIDPRNLIGRKAFDRNGTKIGTIDEVYLDDATGVPEWAAIRTGLFSRDAFVPLEPSELVEGSLRVPFDRALIKDAPDFGVGRHLSPEQELQLYHHYGLDVASPPSAPDHDFGKLAGSEET, translated from the coding sequence GTGCAGACCGAGATCGATCCGCGCAACCTGATCGGCCGCAAGGCGTTCGACCGCAATGGCACCAAGATAGGCACCATCGACGAGGTCTACCTCGACGACGCGACCGGCGTGCCCGAGTGGGCGGCGATACGCACCGGTCTGTTCTCCCGCGACGCCTTCGTCCCCCTGGAACCCAGCGAACTGGTCGAGGGCTCCCTCCGCGTCCCCTTCGACCGCGCCCTGATCAAGGACGCCCCCGACTTCGGCGTGGGCCGCCACCTCTCCCCGGAACAGGAACTCCAGCTCTACCACCACTACGGCCTGGACGTGGCCTCACCCCCCTCGGCCCCGGACCACGACTTCGGCAAGCTGGCCGGGTCGGAAGAGACGTGA
- a CDS encoding molybdopterin-dependent oxidoreductase, producing MTLVELVLTGDLARPARLTVPDLLRWPQHRADVSFECATSGIQHHRFAGPRLYDVLADAGPGFDPARRKDRLRFLISVTGTDGHHAVLSWAEIDPDFADAPVLLGVRIDDTPLDAAGPQLVLPQDRCGARHISGITAIRVDGGYRCGAPAAATPGHAAAAPR from the coding sequence GTGACGCTCGTGGAACTCGTCCTGACCGGCGATCTGGCCCGGCCCGCCCGCCTGACCGTGCCGGATCTGCTCCGCTGGCCGCAGCACCGCGCGGACGTCAGCTTCGAGTGCGCGACCAGCGGCATCCAGCACCACCGGTTCGCCGGTCCGCGCCTGTACGACGTGCTCGCCGACGCGGGGCCCGGCTTCGACCCGGCGCGACGCAAGGACCGGCTGCGCTTCCTCATCTCCGTCACCGGCACCGACGGCCACCACGCGGTGCTGTCCTGGGCCGAGATCGACCCGGACTTCGCGGACGCGCCCGTCCTGCTGGGCGTGCGCATCGACGACACCCCGCTGGACGCCGCCGGACCCCAGCTGGTCCTCCCGCAGGACCGGTGCGGGGCCCGGCACATCAGCGGGATCACGGCGATCCGGGTGGACGGCGGCTACCGCTGTGGCGCTCCAGCTGCCGCCACACCCGGTCACGCAGCAGCGGCACCTCGGTGA
- a CDS encoding ABC transporter ATP-binding protein, with amino-acid sequence MDAHLVVDRPPFRLDVTLTAAPGDVVALLGPNGAGKSTALRTLAGLTPLTDGHLRLDGTALDRTPPESRPVGVVFQDYLLFPHLSALDNVAFGPRCQGASKAEARAQAAAWLDRMGLADHAAARPRRLSGGQAQRVALARALATHPRLLLLDEPLAALDARTRLEVRAQLRRHLAEFEAVAVLVTHDPLDAMVLADRLVVIEHGRVVQEGTPADIARHPRTDYIAQLVGLNLYRGQAAGHTVRLDAGPDITTTEDLSGPVFVAFPPSAVTLFRDRPTGASARNLWRCEVAGLETHGDQIRADLTGELPLAADLTTVAAADLELHPGAAVWATVKATQTHAYPA; translated from the coding sequence CTGGACGCACACCTGGTCGTCGACCGCCCCCCATTCCGCCTGGACGTGACCCTCACCGCCGCCCCCGGAGACGTCGTCGCCCTCCTCGGCCCCAACGGCGCCGGCAAGAGCACAGCCCTGCGCACCCTCGCCGGACTCACCCCGCTCACCGACGGTCACCTACGCCTGGACGGCACCGCGCTGGACCGCACTCCCCCGGAGTCCCGCCCGGTCGGCGTGGTCTTCCAGGACTACCTTCTCTTCCCGCACCTGTCCGCCCTGGACAACGTCGCCTTCGGCCCCCGCTGCCAGGGCGCGAGCAAGGCCGAGGCCCGCGCGCAGGCGGCGGCCTGGCTGGACCGCATGGGCCTGGCCGACCACGCCGCCGCCAGACCGCGCCGCCTCTCCGGCGGGCAGGCCCAGCGCGTGGCGCTCGCCCGCGCCCTGGCCACCCACCCCCGGCTGCTGCTCCTGGACGAGCCGCTGGCCGCCCTGGACGCCCGCACCCGTCTGGAGGTCCGCGCCCAACTACGCCGCCACCTCGCCGAGTTCGAGGCGGTCGCCGTCCTGGTCACGCACGACCCGCTGGACGCCATGGTGCTCGCGGACCGGCTGGTCGTCATAGAGCACGGCCGGGTCGTCCAGGAGGGCACCCCCGCCGACATCGCCCGCCATCCGCGCACCGACTACATCGCCCAGCTCGTCGGCCTCAACCTCTACCGCGGCCAGGCGGCCGGCCACACGGTACGACTCGACGCGGGACCCGACATCACCACCACGGAAGACCTGTCCGGCCCGGTCTTCGTGGCGTTCCCGCCCAGCGCCGTCACCCTGTTCCGGGACCGGCCCACCGGCGCCAGCGCCCGTAACCTCTGGCGCTGCGAGGTGGCCGGCCTGGAGACGCACGGCGACCAGATCCGCGCCGACCTCACCGGCGAACTCCCCCTCGCCGCGGACCTGACCACGGTCGCCGCGGCCGACCTGGAGCTGCACCCGGGCGCCGCTGTCTGGGCGACGGTCAAAGCGACGCAGACCCACGCATACCCGGCGTGA
- a CDS encoding TOBE domain-containing protein has protein sequence MQSYTIGQAARLLGVSPDTARRWADAGRVATHRDEAGRRLIDGRDLAAFSVELAKAGGGEEDASYTSVRNAFPGIVTAIKLGDVAAQVEIQAGPHRLVSLLTREAVEELGLEVGMEATARVKSTNVHIDRV, from the coding sequence ATGCAGTCCTACACGATCGGCCAGGCGGCGCGGCTGCTCGGCGTGAGCCCGGACACCGCCCGCCGCTGGGCCGACGCGGGCCGGGTGGCGACCCATCGCGACGAGGCCGGGCGCCGGCTCATCGATGGCAGGGACCTCGCCGCGTTCTCGGTCGAACTGGCCAAGGCGGGCGGCGGCGAGGAGGACGCCTCGTACACGTCCGTGCGCAACGCCTTCCCCGGCATCGTCACGGCGATCAAGCTCGGTGACGTCGCCGCCCAGGTGGAGATCCAGGCGGGCCCGCACAGGCTGGTCTCGCTGCTCACCCGGGAGGCCGTGGAGGAACTGGGCCTGGAGGTCGGCATGGAGGCCACCGCGCGCGTGAAGTCCACCAACGTGCACATCGACCGCGTCTGA
- a CDS encoding helix-turn-helix domain-containing protein, protein MHVEHLLEDASLGLRLLWAQDALLRREISGVTVTDLEDPARFVRPGELVLSGLVWWTPEGGSGRAERFVSALKDAGAAALLAGEETHGSVPDDLIEACERHRVPVAGVPAHIMFRSITDTVYLRQWGGLSRHHVLPENTRVRLSRLLAQEAGPDAVLAAAFAHLGGTTAYVLTPSGRTVAATAGAPAVPAREAVALVADGSGVTASVDAGGLSPYGRRLLYLPDPDGAPPRMLHEVAAVLAHCQEDGARRPAAGARAVDELGALLAAAGGREDGTVRAALRRCGLPETGLYQVIVADVVAREPGQSEVLLAESALTEVAGHLVGEAGGGGAADAGAEAIGAGGVDRSAGEGTPAVAAAVGRLPDGCAFAVLSGGPDGWAQEVWPLVADCAPGLVLHGGICASAAGAEDLGGALAQARYALASARSRAPDASRLTDARSLAGPDALLTGVPADVRAAFSHTVLGPLLDTGRPAMAVLLSTLETFLACDGSWARTAQELHLHVNTVHYRAERIERLTGRDLSRLRDRLDLWAALLCR, encoded by the coding sequence ATGCACGTCGAACACCTCCTGGAGGACGCCTCCCTCGGCCTGCGCCTGCTGTGGGCGCAGGACGCGCTGCTGAGGCGTGAAATCAGCGGAGTGACCGTCACGGACCTGGAGGACCCGGCCCGGTTCGTGCGGCCCGGCGAACTGGTGCTCAGCGGACTCGTGTGGTGGACGCCCGAGGGTGGCTCCGGCAGGGCGGAGCGATTCGTCTCGGCGCTGAAGGACGCGGGGGCCGCCGCGCTGCTCGCGGGCGAGGAGACCCACGGCAGCGTGCCGGACGACCTCATCGAGGCGTGCGAACGGCACCGGGTGCCGGTGGCCGGGGTTCCGGCGCACATCATGTTCCGGTCCATCACGGACACCGTCTATCTGCGCCAGTGGGGCGGGCTGAGCCGGCATCACGTGCTGCCGGAGAACACCCGCGTGCGGCTGAGCCGGCTGCTCGCGCAGGAGGCCGGGCCGGACGCCGTGCTCGCCGCGGCCTTCGCCCACCTCGGCGGGACCACCGCGTATGTCCTCACCCCCTCGGGGCGGACGGTCGCGGCCACGGCGGGCGCCCCGGCCGTGCCCGCGCGGGAGGCGGTCGCGCTCGTCGCCGACGGGTCCGGGGTCACCGCATCCGTCGACGCCGGCGGCCTGTCGCCCTACGGGCGCCGGCTGTTGTACCTGCCCGATCCCGACGGCGCCCCGCCGCGCATGCTGCACGAGGTCGCCGCCGTCCTGGCGCACTGCCAGGAGGACGGCGCCCGGCGCCCGGCGGCCGGGGCGCGCGCTGTGGACGAGCTCGGTGCGCTGCTCGCCGCCGCGGGTGGGCGGGAGGACGGCACGGTGCGGGCGGCGCTGCGCCGGTGCGGGCTGCCGGAGACGGGGCTGTACCAGGTGATCGTCGCGGATGTGGTGGCGCGGGAGCCGGGGCAGAGCGAAGTGCTGCTCGCCGAGAGCGCGTTGACGGAGGTGGCGGGGCATCTGGTGGGGGAGGCGGGTGGCGGAGGTGCCGCTGATGCCGGGGCGGAGGCGATCGGCGCCGGGGGTGTCGACCGCAGTGCCGGCGAGGGGACTCCGGCCGTTGCGGCGGCCGTGGGGCGGTTGCCGGACGGGTGTGCCTTCGCGGTGCTGTCCGGTGGGCCGGACGGCTGGGCGCAGGAGGTCTGGCCGCTGGTCGCCGACTGCGCTCCCGGCCTCGTGCTGCACGGCGGCATCTGCGCGTCCGCGGCGGGAGCCGAGGATCTGGGCGGCGCGCTGGCCCAGGCCCGTTACGCCCTCGCCTCGGCCCGCAGCCGCGCGCCCGACGCCTCCCGGCTCACCGACGCCCGCTCCCTCGCCGGCCCCGACGCGCTGCTCACGGGGGTGCCGGCCGACGTACGCGCCGCCTTCAGCCATACGGTCCTCGGCCCGCTGCTGGACACCGGCCGGCCTGCCATGGCCGTCCTGCTGAGCACCCTGGAGACCTTCCTGGCCTGCGACGGCTCCTGGGCGCGTACGGCCCAGGAGTTGCATCTGCACGTCAACACCGTGCACTACCGGGCGGAACGCATCGAGCGGCTCACCGGGCGCGACCTGTCCCGGCTGCGGGACCGGCTCGACCTGTGGGCGGCGCTGCTCTGCCGGTGA